A single window of Helicobacter pylori NCTC 11637 = CCUG 17874 = ATCC 43504 = JCM 12093 DNA harbors:
- a CDS encoding diacylglycerol kinase, which translates to MSDFKVPPKAKGFKRLFKALFYSKDGLKCAWAEESAFRQIIVLALFCIVLASYLAKDFLEWGLLILPCFLSVVIELINSSIEKAVDFTSTEFHPLAKKAKDMASSAQLIGLIFWAFIWGRYLLTLYLK; encoded by the coding sequence ATGAGTGATTTCAAAGTCCCCCCCAAAGCTAAAGGGTTTAAACGCCTTTTTAAAGCCCTTTTTTATTCTAAAGACGGGCTTAAATGCGCATGGGCTGAAGAGAGCGCGTTCAGGCAAATCATCGTCTTGGCTCTTTTTTGTATCGTTCTAGCGAGCTATTTAGCCAAAGATTTTTTAGAATGGGGTCTATTGATCTTGCCTTGTTTTTTATCGGTGGTGATTGAACTAATCAATAGCTCTATTGAAAAGGCTGTGGATTTTACCAGCACAGAGTTCCACCCTTTAGCCAAAAAGGCTAAAGACATGGCCAGTTCAGCCCAACTGATAGGGCTTATTTTTTGGGCTTTTATTTGGGGGCGTTATCTTTTAACGCTTTATTTGAAGTAA